One window of the Labeo rohita strain BAU-BD-2019 chromosome 9, IGBB_LRoh.1.0, whole genome shotgun sequence genome contains the following:
- the gja5a gene encoding gap junction protein, alpha 5a, with protein MGDWSLLGNFLEEVQEHSTSVGKVWLTVLFIFRILVLGTAAESSWGDEQSDFMCDTLQPGCTNVCYDRAFPIAHIRYWVLQIVFVSTPSLIYMGHAMHTVRMEEKRKRKEQEEKGEEGKGEKEYLEQSEKPEDAKTKIRLKGALLQTYVLSIVIRLVMEVTFIVIQYWMYGIFLNALYPCEMTPCPNRVNCYMSRPTEKNVFIVFMLAVAAVSLFLSVLELYHLGWKQCKRCLRKYADKHSNDVKSKSTKVVSVVQPGKMSIPMDLPESTQQHPSQTCTPPPDFNQCLASNQRPTSPPHLHHQHLHHIHQNCQPFTNRLAHQQNSVNMATEWHHQSHNDLEPAVDFLQMTYESPEVQVPGEMTPSAPSTPSSQAGCFRDKRRLSKTSGTSSNRVRPGDLAV; from the coding sequence ATGGGGGACTGGAGTCTCTTGGGTAATTTTCTGGAGGAGGTGCAGGAGCACTCCACATCAGTGGGGAAGGTGTGGTTGACCGTGCTGTTTATCTTCCGTATCCTGGTGCTGGGTACGGCGGCGGAGTCATCGTGGGGCGACGAGCAGTCCGACTTCATGTGTGACACACTACAACCCGGTTGCACTAACGTCTGTTATGACCGAGCTTTCCCCATTGCCCATATCCGCTACTGGGTGCTGCAGATCGTCTTCGTATCGACACCATCCCTCATATACATGGGTCATGCCATGCACACCGTCCGCATGGAGGAGAAGCGGAAACGGAAGGAGCAGGAGGAGAAGGGTGAGGAGGGAAAAGGTGAGAAGGAGTATTTGGAACAGTCAGAGAAACCCGAAGATGCAAAGACAAAGATCCGCCTAAAGGGGGCGCTGCTGCAAACTTACGTCCTGAGTATTGTGATCCGCTTGGTCATGGAAGTGACTTTCATTGTTATCCAGTACTGGATGTATGGAATCTTCCTGAATGCTCTGTATCCTTGTGAAATGACACCTTGTCCCAATCGTGTGAATTGTTACATGTCACGTCCAACGGAGAAAAACGTCTTTATTGTGTTTATGCTGGCGGTGGCAGCAGTTTCACTGTTCCTGAGCGTGCTAGAACTATACCACCTCGGATGGAAACAGTGCAAGCGATGCCTTCGAAAATACGCTGACAAACACTCCAATGATGTCAAAAGCAAAAGCACCAAAGTTGTTTCTGTAGTCCAACCCGGCAAGATGAGTATTCCAATGGATCTGCCTGAGTCGACTCAGCAACATCCCTCTCAAACCTGCACCCCACCCCCAGATTTCAATCAGTGCCTAGCATCAAACCAACGTCCAACATCACCTCCGCATCTTCATCACCAACATCTTCATCATATACACCAAAACTGCCAGCCCTTCACCAACCGCCTGGCCCACCAGCAGAATTCCGTCAACATGGCCACCGAGTGGCATCACCAAAGCCACAATGATCTAGAGCCAGCTGTGGACTTCCTGCAGATGACCTACGAGAGCCCTGAGGTCCAAGTACCGGGTGAGATGACACCCAGCGCCCCTTCCACGCCATCCTCCCAAGCAGGCTGCTTCAGAGACAAGCGTCGGCTTAGCAAGACTAGTGGTACTAGTAGTAACCGAGTCAGACCAGGTGATCTGGCCGTGTAG